One stretch of Microcaecilia unicolor unplaced genomic scaffold, aMicUni1.1, whole genome shotgun sequence DNA includes these proteins:
- the LOC115459115 gene encoding interleukin-8-like, producing the protein METKMRMFAAALIVCLLSASLTEAMSLARMGTELRCQCIKTESGFIPRRFIQNVQLFPSGPHCSNAEVIATLKSGQRVCLEPTAPWVERIIKKILEGSDRPESQL; encoded by the exons ATGGAAACCAAGATGAGAATGTTTGCTGCTGCTCTGATTGTGTGCCTGCTTTCAGCGTCCCTAACTGAAG CAATGTCACTGGCACGAATGGGAACGGAACTGCGTTGCCAATGTATAAAAACTGAGTCTGGATTCATCCCCCGCAGGTTCATTCAGAACGTGCAACTCTTCCCAAGTGGCCCCCACTGCAGCAACGCTGAAGTCAT TGCAACATTAAAGTCTGGGCAGAGAGTGTGTTTGGAACCAACAGCTCCCTGGGTGGAAAGAATCATCAAGAAGATTCTAGAAGG CTCTGACAGACCAGAGAGTCAGTTATAA